A genomic region of Gossypium hirsutum isolate 1008001.06 chromosome D01, Gossypium_hirsutum_v2.1, whole genome shotgun sequence contains the following coding sequences:
- the LOC107940019 gene encoding scarecrow-like protein 21: MDSHQLFGYGVTGAGLSYSTFPSIPNRLFSSLKSDLGNSPNSPFFTPFDCDTNTTLSDSQEQHSSTENLSGLSPSCNSSLESNTYFHRLSPSLDCRSESLLFSSGGTSYMQDANSGHKVIYTLQELETALMAPDENEDLTTPSVSHGESSRPQTAGQRSRAWSRGRQGSLALLPQTSFVSKHRQSTEVSHVEKRQKSIEDFSWLGIPPGNLKQLLIACAKVLSENNMDEFDKLIAKARGAVSISGEPVQRLGAYMVEGLVARKEASGSSIYRALHCREPEGKDLLSYMQVLYEICPYLKFGHMAANGAIAEACRTEDRIHIIDFQIAQGTQWMTLLQALAARPGGAPHVRITGIDDPISKYARGGGLEAVKRRLEAISEKFNIPVEFQGMPVFAPDITRDMLDVRPGEALAVNFPLQLHHTPDESVDVNNPRDGLLRMVKSLSPKVTTLVEQESNTNTAPFLPRFIETLEYYLAMFESIDETLPRDRKERVNVEEHCLARDIVNIIACEGKERVERHELFGKWKSRLTMAGFRQYPLSSYVNSVIRGLLRCYSKHYKLVEKDGAMLLGWKDRNLISASAWHCDS, encoded by the coding sequence ATGGACTCACACCAGCTTTTCGGATACGGTGTGACTGGTGCAGGCCTATCCTACTCAACTTTTCCTTCAATACCTAATAGGCTGTTTAGTTCTTTGAAATCTGATTTAGGAAACTCACCCAACTCACCTTTTTTTACTCCATTTGATTGTGATACCAACACTACGTTGAGTGACAGTCAGGAGCAGCATAGCTCTACTGAGAATCTCTCAGGACTTAGCCCTTCTTGCAACTCTTCGCTTGAATCTAACACTTATTTCCATCGGTTGAGTCCCTCTCTGGACTGCAGGAGTGAAAGCTTATTGTTCAGTTCTGGTGGAACTTCTTATATGCAAGATGCAAATTCTGGCCACAAAGTAATATACACTTTGCAGGAATTGGAGACCGCACTTATGGCACCTGATGAGAATGAAGACTTAACCACCCCTAGTGTTTCCCACGGAGAAAGTAGTAGACCACAGACTGCAGGCCAGCGATCTAGGGCATGGAGTCGGGGGCGCCAAGGATCTTTGGCACTTCTGCCTCAGACATCCTTTGTCTCTAAGCATAGGCAATCGACTGAAGTTTCTCATGTTGAAAAACGCCAGAAATCAATAGAGGATTTCTCTTGGCTGGGTATTCCACCCGGCAATCTGAAGCAGTTGCTGATTGCTTGTGCTAAAGTTCTCTCTGAAAACAATATGGATGAATTTGATAAGTTGATTGCGAAGGCCAGGGGTGCTGTCTCTATCAGTGGGGAACCGGTCCAGCGTCTTGGTGCTTACATGGTGGAAGGGTTGGTGGCAAGGAAGGAAGCATCAGGGTCTAGCATATATCGTGCCCTTCATTGCAGAGAGCCTGAAGGCAAGGACTTGCTGTCCTACATGCAAGTCCTGTATGAAATCTGCCCATACTTAAAGTTTGGGCACATGGCAGCCAATGGAGCCATTGCTGAAGCATGCCGAACCGAAGATCGCATTCACATTATTGATTTCCAGATTGCTCAGGGAACACAATGGATGACTCTCTTGCAGGCACTTGCAGCTAGACCAGGTGGAGCTCCTCATGTCCGGATTACAGGAATTGATGATCCTATTTCTAAATATGCTCGTGGTGGTGGATTGGAAGCAGTTAAAAGACGTTTGGAAGCAATATCTGAGAAGTTCAATATTCCAGTTGAGTTTCAGGGAATGCCAGTTTTTGCACCAGATATCACAAGGGACATGCTTGATGTCAGGCCTGGGGAGGCTCTGGCTGTCAACTTCCCTCTGCAGCTCCATCACACCCCTGACGAGAGCGTTGATGTGAACAATCCTAGGGATGGGCTTCTACGTATGGTAAAGTCACTGTCTCCCAAGGTTACCACATTGGTAGAGCAAGAATCAAACACGAACACGGCCCCTTTCCTCCCCAGGTTCATAGAGACTCTGGAGTACTACTTGGCAATGTTTGAGTCCATAGATGAAACACTGCCAAGGGACAGAAAGGAACGAGTTAATGTGGAAGAACATTGCCTGGCCAGGGATATTGTGAATATCATTGCTTGTGAGGGAAAGGAGAGGGTTGAGCGTCATGAACTCTTTGGTAAGTGGAAGTCTAGATTAACAATGGCAGGATTTCGACAATACCCTTTAAGCTCTTATGTCAATTCCGTGATACGAGGCTTGCTGAGGTGTTACTCTAAACATTATAAGCTGGTAGAGAAGGATGGTGCTATGTTGTTGGGGTGGAAGGATAGGAACCTTATATCAGCTTCTGCTTGGCACTGTGACAGCTGA